One window of Mesorhizobium sp. PAMC28654 genomic DNA carries:
- the speB gene encoding agmatinase, protein MGYDRGKLEALRRKYGESHGGEMFDPKFQRVADKIFSKSGTRLAPYSGIPTFLAAPYREIAADNPDFGDLQVAIIGVPMDLGVTNRPGSRFGPRALRAIERIGPYNHVLECAPTHELRVADIGDVPFRSRYRLETSHEDIERRANQIVDAGVIPLSVGGDHSISHPILKAVGKKAPVGLIHIDAHCDTSGLFDMTKFHHGGPFRNAVLDGVLDPSRTIQIGIRGSAEYLWEFTYESGMTVVHAEEVTGLGIPAIIEKARKIVGDGPTYVSFDIDSVDPAFAPGTGTPEVGGLTTREVLELLRGLKGLNIVGGDVVEVAPQYDSTTNTAHAAAQVLFEILSLMVFSPAITGKGA, encoded by the coding sequence ATGGGTTATGATCGCGGCAAGCTCGAAGCGTTGCGTCGCAAATATGGCGAAAGCCATGGCGGCGAAATGTTCGACCCGAAGTTCCAGCGCGTGGCGGACAAGATCTTTTCCAAGAGCGGCACACGTCTGGCGCCCTATTCGGGCATCCCGACCTTCCTCGCCGCGCCCTACCGGGAAATTGCGGCCGACAATCCGGATTTCGGTGACCTGCAGGTGGCGATCATCGGCGTGCCGATGGATCTCGGCGTCACCAACCGGCCTGGCTCGCGCTTCGGGCCCAGGGCCCTGCGCGCCATCGAGCGCATCGGCCCCTACAACCATGTTCTGGAATGCGCGCCGACGCATGAGCTGAGGGTCGCCGACATCGGCGACGTGCCGTTCCGCAGCCGCTACAGGCTGGAGACAAGCCATGAGGACATAGAGCGGCGCGCCAACCAGATAGTCGACGCCGGCGTCATCCCACTGTCCGTCGGCGGCGACCATTCGATCAGCCATCCGATCCTCAAGGCCGTCGGCAAGAAGGCGCCGGTCGGGCTGATCCACATCGACGCCCACTGCGACACCAGCGGCCTGTTCGACATGACCAAGTTCCACCACGGCGGACCCTTCCGCAACGCGGTTCTGGACGGCGTGCTCGATCCGTCGCGCACGATCCAGATCGGCATCCGTGGTTCGGCCGAGTATCTGTGGGAGTTCACCTACGAATCCGGCATGACCGTGGTTCACGCCGAAGAGGTGACGGGGCTCGGAATTCCCGCCATCATCGAGAAGGCACGCAAGATCGTTGGCGACGGCCCGACATATGTGTCCTTCGACATCGACAGCGTCGATCCGGCCTTCGCGCCGGGCACCGGCACGCCGGAAGTCGGCGGGTTGACGACGCGCGAAGTTCTCGAACTTCTGCGCGGTCTCAAGGGTCTCAACATCGTCGGCGGTGATGTTGTCGAGGTGGCGCCGCAATATGACTCGACCACCAACACCGCCCATGCCGCCGCCCAGGTGCTGTTCGAAATACTGAGCCTGATGGTTTTCAGCCCGGCGATCACCGGCAAGGGAGCCTGA
- a CDS encoding transporter substrate-binding domain-containing protein: protein MTIRTTLKSSIAAVLMGAAGLGLAIQAANADALADITKAGTINVGVFADFPPFSSASADMSLKGYDMDVAQYIADTLKVKLNPVAVTGQNRIPYLNDHRVDILMSVGYSKEREQVIDFAAAYAPYYIAVIGPAAMTVKGKEDLADKSIAVNRGTLEDTSLTEAAPASADIKRFDNYNAVIQAFISGQTQLMVVGNDVGAQVLAKQDALKPEQKFQLLTSPSHIGLNKNEDSLKKAVNDAIAKMLADGKLDESSKAWLKTPLNPDNLKD from the coding sequence ATGACAATCCGCACGACACTCAAATCATCCATCGCCGCCGTCCTGATGGGAGCCGCCGGTCTCGGCCTCGCCATCCAGGCCGCCAACGCCGACGCACTGGCTGACATCACCAAGGCCGGCACCATCAATGTCGGCGTCTTCGCCGATTTCCCGCCCTTCTCCTCGGCCAGCGCCGACATGAGCCTCAAGGGCTACGACATGGACGTCGCGCAATACATCGCCGACACGCTCAAGGTGAAGCTCAACCCGGTTGCCGTCACCGGCCAGAACCGTATTCCCTACCTGAACGACCATCGCGTCGACATCCTGATGAGCGTCGGCTACTCGAAGGAGCGTGAGCAGGTCATCGACTTCGCCGCCGCTTACGCGCCCTACTACATCGCTGTGATCGGGCCCGCTGCAATGACGGTCAAAGGCAAGGAAGACCTTGCCGACAAGTCGATCGCCGTCAATCGCGGCACGCTGGAGGACACCTCGCTCACCGAGGCAGCACCCGCATCGGCCGACATCAAGCGCTTCGACAATTACAATGCGGTGATCCAGGCCTTCATCTCCGGCCAGACCCAGTTGATGGTCGTCGGCAACGATGTCGGCGCGCAGGTTCTGGCAAAGCAGGACGCGCTGAAGCCCGAGCAGAAGTTCCAGCTTCTGACGTCGCCTTCGCATATCGGTCTCAACAAGAATGAGGACAGCCTCAAGAAGGCGGTCAACGACGCCATCGCCAAGATGCTGGCGGACGGCAAGCTGGACGAGAGCTCGAAAGCCTGGCTGAAGACGCCGCTCAATCCCGACAACCTCAAGGATTGA
- a CDS encoding amino acid ABC transporter permease, producing the protein MAFAWLPGALGDIARGAATTVLLIAVTTLAGTFLSILGAAGRRNGPVLLKRAIAVYVEVVRNTPFLVQLFFIFFGLPSLGIRLDPVLAAMLAMTLNMAAYTIEIVGAGLDAVPGGQTEAALALGLRPRQVFVKIVLPQALKVIFPALTSQIVIMMLESAVVSQIAVRELTYEADMLQARTFRSFETYFVVTVVYLVLSMALRRLLVTGGRRVLGAGVS; encoded by the coding sequence GTGGCCTTTGCCTGGCTTCCGGGTGCCCTGGGCGACATCGCGCGCGGCGCGGCCACGACGGTGCTGTTGATCGCCGTGACCACGCTCGCGGGAACGTTTCTCAGCATCCTTGGTGCTGCGGGACGGCGAAACGGCCCCGTGCTGCTCAAGCGGGCGATCGCTGTCTATGTCGAGGTCGTCCGCAACACGCCGTTCCTGGTGCAGCTGTTCTTCATCTTCTTCGGGCTGCCCAGCCTCGGCATACGGCTCGACCCGGTGCTGGCGGCCATGCTGGCCATGACGCTCAACATGGCGGCCTACACAATCGAGATCGTCGGCGCCGGGCTTGACGCGGTGCCTGGCGGGCAGACGGAAGCGGCCCTTGCGCTTGGGCTGCGGCCACGCCAGGTGTTCGTCAAGATCGTGCTGCCACAGGCGCTCAAGGTGATCTTTCCTGCGCTCACCAGCCAGATCGTGATCATGATGCTGGAGTCCGCCGTCGTGTCGCAGATCGCGGTGCGCGAACTGACCTATGAGGCGGACATGCTGCAGGCACGCACGTTCCGCTCCTTCGAGACCTACTTTGTCGTGACGGTGGTCTATCTCGTCCTGTCGATGGCATTGCGCCGGCTGCTGGTCACAGGCGGACGCCGCGTACTCGGGGCTGGTGTGTCATGA
- a CDS encoding amino acid ABC transporter permease — MIEFTFWDIVRNLLLAARWTVLLSLAAFIGGAVVGMVVLFFRIAKNKWSRRIASGYIALFQGTPLLMQLFLMFFGLPMLGLRIEPWTAAVLGLTFFASAYLAEIWRSGVDALPLGQWDAGASLGLHYLQELRLIILPQAFSITRAPTVGFLVQLIKSTALTSIIGFEELVRTSNAINNATFEPFKVYGLVALIFFVMCFPLTQYARKLEKRAAVR; from the coding sequence ATGATCGAGTTCACCTTCTGGGATATCGTACGCAATCTTCTGCTCGCCGCCCGCTGGACGGTGCTTCTGTCACTGGCTGCCTTCATCGGCGGCGCGGTGGTCGGCATGGTCGTGCTGTTCTTCAGGATCGCCAAGAATAAATGGAGCCGGCGCATCGCCTCCGGCTACATCGCGCTCTTCCAGGGAACGCCGCTGCTCATGCAGCTTTTCCTGATGTTCTTCGGCCTGCCGATGCTGGGCTTGCGCATCGAGCCGTGGACCGCAGCGGTGCTCGGCCTCACCTTCTTCGCCAGCGCCTATCTGGCCGAGATCTGGCGCTCAGGCGTCGACGCGCTGCCGCTCGGCCAATGGGATGCCGGCGCCAGCCTCGGCCTGCACTATCTGCAGGAGCTCAGGCTGATCATCCTGCCGCAGGCGTTCTCGATCACAAGGGCGCCGACCGTCGGCTTCCTGGTGCAGCTCATCAAGTCGACGGCGCTGACATCGATCATCGGCTTCGAGGAACTGGTGCGGACCTCCAACGCCATCAACAACGCCACCTTCGAGCCGTTCAAGGTCTACGGGCTGGTGGCGCTGATCTTCTTCGTCATGTGCTTTCCGCTGACGCAATACGCCCGCAAGCTCGAAAAGCGCGCGGCAGTCCGCTAG
- a CDS encoding dienelactone hydrolase family protein, with translation MQAKHLVALAGLFALWMAKPVMAADQAPDRVSIPADGKDEPATLDAMMFKPQGQGPFSAIVAMHGCSGLWSSKNGTELSPRHADWGQRLSTLGYVVIFPDSYGSRDLGPQCKNGDREVEPYRERVEDANAARRYLQTLPYVNSAAIALLGWSNGGSTVLYTVRPRDTPKPDSPDFRAAVAFYPGCSALTDKSDWATRVPLLIVMGDADDWTPAKPCKTLAAANPDGVRLILYPGAYHDFDNEAQALHELHGLAFTANGHGVAHAGLNPAARAAALKDVPDFLAVLKQ, from the coding sequence ATGCAGGCGAAACATCTTGTCGCTCTCGCAGGCCTGTTCGCCCTTTGGATGGCGAAGCCGGTCATGGCCGCTGACCAGGCACCTGATCGCGTCAGCATTCCGGCCGACGGCAAGGACGAGCCGGCGACGCTGGATGCAATGATGTTCAAGCCGCAAGGGCAAGGGCCGTTCTCGGCAATCGTGGCCATGCATGGCTGCAGCGGCCTGTGGAGCAGCAAGAACGGGACGGAACTCAGTCCGCGCCATGCCGATTGGGGCCAACGCCTGTCCACTCTCGGTTATGTCGTGATCTTTCCTGACAGCTACGGTTCGCGCGACCTTGGACCGCAGTGCAAGAACGGCGACCGGGAGGTCGAGCCGTATCGTGAGCGGGTGGAGGATGCCAACGCCGCTCGCCGCTATCTGCAGACCCTGCCCTATGTGAATTCAGCCGCCATTGCCTTGCTTGGCTGGTCGAACGGTGGCTCGACCGTCCTGTACACGGTCCGGCCGAGGGACACGCCGAAGCCGGATTCCCCGGACTTTCGCGCGGCAGTCGCTTTCTATCCGGGTTGCAGCGCCCTGACCGACAAGAGCGATTGGGCGACACGTGTGCCGCTTCTCATTGTGATGGGCGACGCCGACGACTGGACTCCGGCCAAGCCGTGCAAAACGCTGGCCGCCGCCAACCCCGATGGCGTGAGGCTCATCCTCTATCCCGGCGCCTATCATGATTTCGACAATGAGGCGCAGGCGCTTCACGAACTCCACGGGCTGGCCTTCACGGCCAATGGCCACGGTGTTGCGCATGCCGGCCTGAATCCGGCCGCCCGTGCGGCGGCACTCAAGGACGTGCCCGATTTCCTGGCCGTGCTGAAGCAGTAG
- a CDS encoding MATE family efflux transporter — MSAIETGARAPENLWRQEIKATLALAWPMVLTNLGQTAMTATDVMMMGRLGADTLASGALGANLYFMPLIFGLGLMLATSPMIATELGRRRHSVRDLRRTVRQGLWLAILICIPIWLVLWHGEAILLAMGQEPALAHQAGIYLRWLQWAVLPFYGYIILRSFISALERPGWALVIVFVAVACNVFFNWVFMFGNLGVTAMGIAGSGLATSLSSALMFVGMVAVVMLEPKFRRYHLFGRFWRSDWPRFKGLLRLGLPIAGLLAFEVTIFNAAALLMGLIDADSLAAHAIAIQIASVTFMVPLGLNQAVTVRVGLAHGAGNPAGVSRAGWTSYVIGVSFMALMGLVMILWPHLLIGAFIDLGDPANARVIGLAVSFLVFAALFQIFDGAQAVAAGMLRGLHDTKVPMIYAAIGYWGVGLPLGVVLAFHFGLHGVGIWMGLSLGLAVVAALLLARWLRRDRLAPPLAFGR, encoded by the coding sequence ATGTCTGCGATCGAAACCGGCGCGCGCGCGCCGGAAAACCTTTGGCGTCAGGAAATCAAGGCGACGCTGGCGCTCGCCTGGCCGATGGTGCTGACCAACCTCGGCCAGACAGCGATGACCGCGACCGACGTCATGATGATGGGGCGTCTCGGGGCCGATACGCTGGCCAGCGGCGCGCTCGGCGCCAACCTCTATTTCATGCCGCTGATCTTCGGGCTCGGCCTGATGCTGGCGACCTCGCCTATGATCGCCACCGAGCTTGGCCGCAGGAGGCACTCGGTACGCGACCTGCGCCGCACCGTGCGCCAGGGCCTGTGGCTGGCGATCCTCATCTGCATTCCGATCTGGCTCGTGCTTTGGCACGGCGAGGCAATTCTGCTGGCCATGGGCCAGGAGCCGGCACTGGCGCATCAGGCCGGCATCTATCTGCGCTGGCTCCAATGGGCGGTGCTGCCCTTCTACGGCTACATCATCCTGCGCTCCTTCATCTCGGCGCTGGAGCGGCCGGGCTGGGCGCTGGTCATCGTCTTCGTCGCCGTCGCCTGCAACGTCTTCTTCAACTGGGTGTTCATGTTCGGCAATCTCGGCGTCACCGCCATGGGCATCGCCGGGTCCGGTCTCGCCACCTCGTTGTCCAGCGCGCTGATGTTCGTCGGCATGGTCGCCGTGGTGATGCTGGAACCGAAATTCCGCCGGTATCATCTCTTCGGCCGCTTCTGGCGCTCCGACTGGCCGCGCTTCAAGGGATTGCTGCGGCTCGGCCTGCCGATCGCCGGCCTTCTCGCCTTCGAGGTGACGATCTTCAACGCGGCCGCCCTGCTCATGGGGCTGATCGACGCCGACTCGCTTGCCGCGCACGCCATCGCCATCCAGATCGCCTCGGTCACCTTCATGGTGCCGCTCGGCCTCAACCAGGCGGTGACGGTGCGCGTCGGGCTTGCCCATGGCGCCGGCAATCCGGCTGGTGTTTCGCGCGCCGGTTGGACCTCGTACGTCATTGGCGTCTCGTTCATGGCGCTGATGGGGCTGGTGATGATCCTGTGGCCGCATCTGCTGATTGGTGCCTTCATCGACCTTGGCGATCCGGCCAACGCAAGGGTGATCGGGCTTGCCGTATCGTTCCTGGTCTTTGCCGCGCTGTTCCAGATCTTCGATGGCGCGCAGGCGGTTGCCGCCGGCATGCTCAGGGGCCTGCACGACACCAAGGTGCCGATGATCTACGCGGCCATCGGCTATTGGGGCGTCGGCCTGCCGCTTGGCGTGGTGCTGGCCTTCCATTTCGGCCTGCACGGCGTCGGCATCTGGATGGGGCTGTCGCTCGGGCTGGCCGTGGTGGCGGCGCTGCTCCTGGCGCGCTGGCTGCGGCGTGACCGCCTGGCGCCGCCGCTCGCCTTTGGTCGCTGA